In Tetrapisispora phaffii CBS 4417 chromosome 6, complete genome, a single genomic region encodes these proteins:
- the GAL80 gene encoding transcription regulator GAL80 (similar to Saccharomyces cerevisiae GAL80 (YML051W); ancestral locus Anc_1.500), which produces MRACQQFNNIEEKILHTQTLLKRNKKNTQRYMQNSDYFKRSAVSTVPNSDPIRVGIIGLSSHKGWAFKAHYPAISQLPSQFQITALYNEKIETSLETIKKLKLSEATAFPNLESFASSTNIDMFVVCNCVPDHYKTIIPLMEHSKKNPNLKYIFVEWAIGSSIHQVEVIYKAVAERGLQSIVALQGRKSPYILRAKELISQGYIGEINSIEIAANGAWYGYNRHMKSPMFIYEMENGVNLVTTTFAHTIDILQYITGSYFSRINSMLFNNIPEQELLDEYGKKTGKKVPKTVPDHLLFQGALMNGNVPVSCSFKGGKPTKKFTKNLVIDIHGTKGDIKLEGDAGFAEISNLVLYYNGFREEGIPAAPGQASYDTTKEFTEVYHLRNYNAILGNIYRLYQSVADFHFNTQNLTNVPSQFIMQGFEFKGYPTLMDALILHRLIENVYRSNIIGSTVNVSNITQHV; this is translated from the coding sequence atgcGTGCATGTCAACAATTCAACAACATTGAAGAAAAGATATTACACACACAGACTCTactaaaaagaaataaaaaaaacacacAACGATATATGCAGAACAGTGATTACTTCAAAAGGTCTGCCGTCTCAACCGTACCAAATTCAGACCCTATAAGGGTAGGGATAATCGGCTTGTCGTCGCATAAAGGTTGGGCATTTAAGGCTCATTATCCAGCAATTTCACAATTACCTtctcaatttcaaattacTGCATtgtataatgaaaaaattgaaaccTCTTTAGAAacaatcaaaaaattgaaattatcaGAAGCCACTGCTTTTCCAAATCTAGAATCATTTGCTTCATCGACAAATATTGATATGTTTGTTGTATGTAATTGCGTTCCGGATCATTATAAGACAATAATTCCATTGATGGAACATTCAAAGAAAAACccaaatttgaaatacaTATTTGTAGAATGGGCAATTGGTAGCTCCATTCATCAGGTGGAAGTAATTTATAAAGCTGTGGCAGAAAGAGGGCTACAGTCTATTGTAGCTTTACAAGGAAGGAAATCTCCTTACATATTACGAGCTAAAGAACTAATATCCCAAGGTTATATTGGTGAGATTAATTCTATCGAAATTGCTGCAAATGGTGCATGGTATGGCTATAATAGACATATGAAGTCACcaatgtttatatatgaaatgGAAAATGGTGTCAATTTAGTTACAACCACATTTGCACATACAATTGACATACTGCAATATATAACAGGTTCATATTTTTCCAGAATTAACTCAatgttatttaataatataccTGAACAGGAATTATTGGATGAGTATGGTAAAAAAACTGGTAAAAAAGTTCCAAAAACAGTTCCAGATCACCTATTATTCCAAGGTGCTTTGATGAATGGAAATGTACCAGTATCGTGTAGTTTCAAAGGTGGTAAaccaacaaaaaaatttaccaAAAATCTAGTAATTGATATTCATGGAACGAAAGGTGACATCAAGTTAGAAGGTGATGCAGGTTTTGcagaaatttcaaatcttGTTTTATATTACAACGGTTTTAGAGAAGAGGGCATCCCAGCGGCACCTGGACAAGCAAGTTATGATACAACCAAAGAATTCACAGAAGTTTATCACTTAAGAAATTATAATGCTATTCTAGGAAATATCTATAGGTTATACCAATCAGTAGCTGATTTCCATTTCAATACCCAGAACTTAACCAATGTACCTTCCCAATTCATAATGCAAGGATTCGAATTCAAAGGTTATCCCACTTTGATGGACGCTTTAATTTTGCATAGACTAATAGAGAATGTTTACCGTAGTAATATAATAGGGTCGACAGTTAATGTTAGTAATATTACTCAACATGTATAA
- the HIT1 gene encoding Hit1p (similar to Saccharomyces cerevisiae HIT1 (YJR055W); ancestral locus Anc_1.499) — translation MANEEKCAICHVADPNYKCPKCGVRYCSLKCYKNAEKHNHDTLIASEEKEKKQCSEIKSSIKDNEHGSLQTESYNSIYNGTPELQHLLKYNTVKFHLHKVYRILCTDISGNGGSSSNLNAESRKQLALDYLNTMLYGGIHYNEAIEEFCQIFLQKLNDM, via the coding sequence ATGGCcaatgaagaaaaatgtGCAATATGCCACGTAGCTGACCCTAACTATAAATGTCCTAAATGTGGAGTACGATACTGCTCTCTTAAATGTTATAAAAATGCAGAAAAACATAATCATGATACTCTAATTGCATCAGAAGAGAAGGAGAAGAAACAATGCAGTGAAATTAAGTCCAGCATAAAAGATAATGAACACGGTTCTCTACAGACAGAATCATATAACTCTATTTACAATGGCACCCCGGAATTACAACACTTACTAAAATACAATACGGTGaaatttcatcttcataAAGTTTATAGAATATTATGCACTGATATATCTGGCAACGGTGGGTCATCTAGCAATTTAAATGCTGAATCAAGAAAACAATTAGCATTGGATTATTTAAACACTATGTTATATGGTGGAATCCATTATAATGAAGCTATAGAAGAATTTTGTCAGATTTTTTtgcaaaaattaaatgatatgtAA
- the KCH1 gene encoding Kch1p (similar to Saccharomyces cerevisiae YJR054W and PRM6 (YML047C); ancestral locus Anc_1.495), translated as MLRFKWLYSLNPKTFADLNERKFKNYRFGTLASYLFFVIIMNILKVALFISDIYTCVKLLAFNSWGNNLIKPYLSFKISKWLFSGCIFFSIVLLIWEFIRSIRVYKTKNIALSYINGFCKHYYSLKNYAIFCFFEELSVDSKFQQVAFFTFFEMKSCFRFLFADTPRQVINGLTLWSVLISESNGKNLSDLESASNLLQKIKYIAQTNHEEAILLSFMLFSFAIWCIFFIKFTIAVICLLYVYHKLITKQKYKGLREYVCISINNKVDYLIKENTDKICDKNRMSYSDLGLQSRSRYNANPIHENNVKDKETYQQSAFNTSTEQLLEIEYLTRGKYKDAEYEFDEFKVDPNVKILQDINDLEEYSDINNYEQYPTHDIDMENTDKPLRLSSMIMDPALSYFRDEIYTFDVQKQFQPLQRQPTSSSGNSSESGVDNVRPDNLTHKIYNLSNSTVESYVCSSEKSCNIFNSANTANYNIRSSKVNLDPLDTTNVYKTKLLLNNNFNGSNLEIMDKVYKTHHNFNIYTPSLAHFDQSKKDFHNEPDDLPI; from the coding sequence ATGTTACGGTTTAAATGGTTATATTCACTTAATCCAAAGACTTTTGCTGATTTGAATGAACGTAAATTTAAGAACTATAGGTTTGGTACTTTGGCCAGTTATCTATTTTTTGTCATTATCATGAACATATTAAAAGTTGCATTATTCATTTCGGATATTTACACATGTGTCAAATTATTAGCATTTAATTCATGGGGAAATAATCTCATTAAGCCTTACCtgtcatttaaaatttcaaaatggTTATTTAGTGGttgcatatttttttcaattgtacTGTTAATTTGGGAATTCATTCGTTCTATTAGGGTTTATAAAACTAAGAATATTGCTTTATCATATATCAATGGATTTTGtaaacattattattccttaaaaaattatgctatcttttgtttttttgaagaaCTTTCTGTAGACAGTAAATTCCAACAAGTAGCATTTTTTACTTTCTTCGAAATGAAGTCATGCTTCAGATTTCTATTTGCTGATACTCCAAGACAAGTTATTAATGGTCTCACCTTATGGAGTGTTCTGATTTCCGAAAGTAATGGTAAAAATTTATCAGATTTAGAATCAGCTTCcaatttattacaaaaaatcaaatacaTTGCTCAAACAAACCATGAAGAAgcaatattattatcattcatGTTGTTTTCATTTGCTATCTGgtgtattttttttatcaagTTCACTATTGCCGTTATTTGCTTACTATACGTTTACCATAAGCTGattacaaaacaaaaatataaaggtTTAAGAGAATATGTTTGCATTAGCATCAACAATAAAGTTGATTATctaattaaagaaaatacagATAAAATTTGTGATAAGAATAGAATGTCATACTCAGATCTTGGCCTGCAAAGTCGTTCAAGGTATAACGCAAACCCAATTcatgaaaataatgttaaaGATAAGGAAACCTATCAACAGAGTGCATTTAATACTTCAACTGAAcaattattagaaattgAATACTTGACTAGGGGTAAGTACAAGGATGCTGAGTATGAATTCGATGAATTTAAAGTTGATCCAAATGTGAAGATCTTACAAGATATTAACGATCTCGAAGAGTATAGCGATATTAATAACTATGAGCAGTACCCCACACATGATATAGATATGGAGAATACAGATAAACCATTAAGATTGTCCTCAATGATAATGGACCCAGCTTTAAGTTATTTTAGAGATGAAATTTATACTTTCGATGTACAAAAGCAATTCCAACCATTGCAAAGGCAGCCTACATCATCTTCAGGTAATTCTTCAGAATCAGGTGTTGACAATGTTAGACCTGATAACCTAACACATAAAATCTATAATTTGAGTAATTCAACAGTAGAAAGTTACGTTTGTTCTTCTGAGAAGAGttgtaatatattcaacTCAGCAAATACTGCTAACTATAATATCCGATCTTCAAAAGTGAACTTAGATCCATTGGATACTACAAATGTTTATAAAACGAAACTATTActaaataataactttaaCGGATCAAATCTTGAAATTATGGATAAAGTTTACAAGACTCAtcataattttaatatatacacTCCCTCATTAGCACATTTTGATCAATCAAAGAAAGATTTTCATAATGAACCAGATGATCTACCAATTTGA
- the RSE1 gene encoding U2 snRNP complex subunit RSE1 (similar to Saccharomyces cerevisiae RSE1 (YML049C); ancestral locus Anc_1.497): MIVRGEDNLYLYNLTLKKQSNYIHSCIGYFVDISVSNAVDISNTEKKKLERKKQPHLQICIATESHIELYDVSEGNLTPLASIPIFAIITKIESIFFQNKEESVLAVLSDSGVLSIIQFINENGTIKLQTLYNQPLSRTGIRRLSPIYHLNVDPYGRCLLISAMERNKLCFLIDYQHDKFRISSPLEINRPDMIILEETVCDVLYNNPCFASIEIDTVNNNDHRLVFYVLDLSLNHVIKKSDYKIRSTANFLMSLPELSRYDIRTLINEEDEADENINPFVIIGFENFILIKDMNGYYSLKVQIPRRENQQGVVTIISSSIQKLKKDFFILLQTNHGDLLKLTVTADKNNRNRPMASISYFDSIYQSDKLHIFKNGYLFNNSEYFNCHLFQFESLGEDNSASNSCSSKTPEEHILFKPPTTLQNLSISHSLKCLNPLRDNTVSSSSPLTLTYQRNNNICSIKASVEFTSLITTYISNNVKNLWPIRNPNSKFHKILILGYTNSTTMLNIENDSIEELQLEDNPFITKGDNTILAELIGNRSIIQVCENEMHQITLGTENNFKLKLKWYPPAGIRITSAACTASQIALALSNYEIAYFELNQFSDSDDINELQRRIEIGESISCLSFENSLKSKYLAIGCQGSTVKIVSVYNGSSDDFLEIISMQAVMAPVSDIKLVRSNNLNLHVGLSNGVYNTSKINDVDSQIYDTRTRYIGPSKVNLSIVSSILPDFDRNLQADSDDDDDDYENDQNGEGDGEDNKGEESEINKITCVVIHNTQTWLSYEIDSFLYIRPITSESLSEFMTMCNFYTNDIKMNGACGLNMRGELVIGQFQKLSKLDRWFNDASLTSLEIDTITDKEKTIANNENSILEQNNKDSDDNDNDDDDDDEDDEGSILESPSYYTCATLKYDKNNDVKVLISQHLHEKKCVISVTKNGKVLLNSKAKKKDKFAILNETQLLTATLVRFVPSSCHIVLSTYDQKLITYSFSISNSKKGESKFSLSLVHITHIDDKIHSLTSFNDMLLAPIHGNIFLFGLGKKQLLKKSITVTPPSITKVTTIKNWNNQRIVIGDIRESIMMFIFNKERNLFIPVADDISGRATTTVEFLDESTVIGADKYGNIWTLRLSKKDNQIVNESNEEHWSINKKLLLNKLPNIYECPFKFELKNHYFVNDIILKFHIIKSSSFSDRPVIIYTGLQGTIGCLIPLILEKQVSSLASIEMVLSDMDELFLFGNEEQREEKMLTHGEEEAYEDNNFLTDTKDHPSSKMLEGAYSIVQRDHKSYRSYYAPVKNVIDGDLCESFLRLTYSEQALLSTKLEKMQPNDIIMLLNEIRISCL; the protein is encoded by the coding sequence ATGATTGTTCGTGGTGAAGATAATTTGTATCTGTATAACCTGACTTTGAAGAAGCAATCCAATTACATACATTCCTGTATTGGTTATTTTGTAGACATTTCCGTTTCAAATGCTGtagatatttcaaatacagaaaaaaaaaaactaGAAAGGAAAAAACAACCTCATCTACAGATATGCATTGCTACTGAGTCACATATTGAACTTTACGATGTTTCTGAAGGCAATCTTACTCCATTAGCATCGATACCAATATTCgcaataataacaaaaattgaatctATCTTTTTCCAGaataaagaagaatcaGTATTAGCAGTGTTGTCTGACTCTGGTGTTTTATCTATTATTCAGTTTATTAACGAAAATGgaacaattaaattacaAACATTGTATAACCAACCTCTTTCGCGAACAGGTATTCGTAGATTATCACCaatatatcatttgaatGTCGATCCATATGGGCGTTGCCTGTTAATTTCTGCAATGGAGAGGAACAAACTATGCTTCTTAATAGATTACCAACATGATAAATTTAGGATTTCATCACcattagaaataaataGACCAGATATGATTATTCTAGAAGAGACAGTATGTGAcgtattatataataatccATGTTTTGCATccattgaaattgatacagttaataataatgatcaTCGTTTAGTATTTTACGTATTAGATTTAAGCTTAAATCATGTAATCAAGAAATCAGACTATAAGATCAGATCTACGGCAAACTTTCTAATGAGCTTACCAGAATTATCTAGATATGACATAAGGacattaataaatgaagaagatgaagcTGATGAAAACATAAACCcttttgttattattggttttgaaaattttatattaattaaagataTGAATGGATATTACAGCTTAAAAGTACAAATACCTAGAAGAGAAAATCAACAAGGAGTTGTTACtataatttcatcttctaTTCAAAAACTGAAGAAGGATTTTTTTATACTATTACAGACAAATCATGGGGatttgttaaaattaaCAGTAACAGCTGATAAGAATAACAGAAATAGGCCTATGGCTTCCATCTCATATTTTGACTCTATTTATCAATCTGATAAGCTgcatatatttaaaaatggttATTTGTTCAATAACTCAGAATACTTCAACTGTCATTTGTTTCAATTTGAAAGTTTAGGGGAAGATAACTCAGCATCAAACTCATGTTCTTCGAAAACCCCAGAAGAACatatattgtttaaacCACCTACTACCTTACAGAATCTAAGCATTTCTCATTCATTAAAATGCTTAAATCCATTACGCGATAATACAGTCTCTTCATCATCACCATTGACTTTAACTTATCAaagaaacaataatatCTGCTCAATTAAAGCTAGTGTTGAATTCACAAGCCTAATTACAACCTACATTTCAAATAACGTGAAAAATCTATGGCCCATTAGAAATCCGAATAGTAAATTTCACAAGATATTAATCTTGGGTTATACAAATTCTACCACAATGCTGAATATAGAAAATGATTCCATAGAAGAACTTCAATTAGAAGATAATCCATTTATCACTAAAGGAGATAATACCATACTTGCTGAATTAATTGGAAATAGATCAATTATACAGGTATGTGAGAATGAAATGCATCAAATTACGTTGGGCactgaaaataatttcaagttgaaattgaaatggTACCCACCAGCTGGAATAAGAATCACATCAGCTGCTTGTACGGCATCCCAAATTGCATTAGCACTTTCAAATTATGAAATTGCATATTTTGAACTGAATCAGTTCTCTGATAGCGATGACATTAATGAATTACAGAGGAGAATAGAAATAGGGGAATCTATCAGTTGTTTAAGTTTCGAAAATTCACTAAAGAGTAAATACCTCGCAATTGGTTGTCAAGGGTCTACTGTCAAAATAGTATCAGTTTATAACGGCTCCTCAGACGATTTCCTTGAGATTATCTCGATGCAAGCAGTAATGGCACCAGTAAGTGATATAAAACTTGTTCGTTCTAATAACTTAAATCTGCATGTCGGTTTATCAAATGGTGTTTATAATACAtctaaaataaatgatGTTGACTCTCAAATATATGATACCAGAACAAGATATATAGGACCTTCAAAAGTAAACTTATCTATAGTTTCTTCTATCTTACCAGATTTTGATAGGAACTTACAAGCTGACagtgatgatgatgatgatgattatGAAAATGATCAAAATGGCGAGGGTGATGGTGAAGACAATAAAGGCGAAGAAagtgaaataaataaaataaccTGTGTAGTGATTCACAATACACAAACATGGTTAAGTTATGAAattgattcatttttataCATTAGACCTATTACATCCGAATCACTCTCTGAATTTATGACTATGTGTAATTTCTATAccaatgatattaaaatgaatGGTGCCTGCGGATTGAACATGAGAGGTGAATTAGTCATTGgccaatttcaaaaattgtcAAAACTAGATAGGTGGTTTAATGATGCTTCTCTCACATCACTAGAAATAGATACCATTACAGACAAGGAGAAGACGATTGCCAATAATGAGAACAGTATCTTagaacaaaataataaggATAGTGacgataatgataatgatgatgatgatgatgatgaagatgatgaaggGTCCATTTTGGAGTCTCCTTCCTATTACACTTGTGCAACGttgaaatatgataaaaataatgatgtaAAAGTATTGATAAGTCAACATTTACATGAGAAAAAATGTGTTATTTCGGTAACAAAAAATGGGAAAGTATTACTAAATTCtaaagcaaaaaaaaaagataaatttgcaattttaaatgaaacaCAATTATTAACAGCAACATTAGTTAGATTTGTTCCAAGTTCATGTCACATAGTTTTATCAACCTATGATCAGAAATTGATTACATATTCATTCTCAATATCTAATAGCAAAAAAGGTGAGAGTAAATTTAGTTTATCTCTAGTCCACATTACTCATATAGATGATAAGATCCATTCGTTAACTTCTTTTAACGATATGTTGCTAGCTCCCATTCACGgtaatatctttttatttgGCTTAGGTAAGAAGCAGCTTTTAAAAAAGTCAATCACCGTGACCCCACCTTCCATTACAAAGGTGacaacaataaaaaattggaataaTCAAAGAATAGTTATCGGAGATATTAGAGAGTCGATAATgatgtttatatttaataaggAACGGAACTTATTTATTCCTGTAGCAGATGACATTTCAGGCCGTGCAACTACAACAGTGGAATTTTTAGATGAATCAACAGTTATTGGGGCAGATAAATATGGTAATATTTGGACTTTAAGGCTCTCAAAGAAAGATAACCAAATTGTTAATGAATCTAACGAAGAACATTGGAgtataaacaaaaaattattgttgAATAAACTACCTAATATTTATGAATGtccatttaaatttgagTTAAAAAATCACTATTTTGTGaatgatataatattaaaatttcacATTATAAAGTCTTCAAGTTTTTCTGACCGTCCtgtaattatttatacTGGGTTACAAGGAACAATTGGATGTTTGATACCTTTGATACTTGAAAAACAAGTAAGTTCACTAGCTTCTATTGAAATGGTCCTTAGTGATATGGATGAACTCTTTTTGTTCGGGAATGAAGaacaaagagaagaaaaaatgCTGACTCATGGTGAAGAAGAGGCCTATGAAGATAATAACTTTCTAACAGATACGAAAGACCATCCTTCTTCCAAAATGTTGGAGGGAGCATACTCTATTGTTCAAAGGGATCATAAAAGTTACAGGAGTTATTATGCACCTGTTAAAAATGTAATCGATGGTGATCTATGTGAGTCGTTTTTACGTCTAACTTATTCCGAACAAGCATTATTGTCAACGAAGTTAGAAAAAATGCAGCCAAATGATATCATCATGCTTCTAAATGAGATCAGAATATCTTGTTTATAG